In Limanda limanda chromosome 23, fLimLim1.1, whole genome shotgun sequence, a genomic segment contains:
- the LOC132996518 gene encoding histone H1-like, whose protein sequence is MAEVAPAPAPAAAAAKVKAVKKKVVKAKPAGPSVSELIVKAVSASKERSGASVSALKKALAAGGYDVEKNNSRVNTTIKKLVVSGTLVQTKGTGATGSFKMSKKVETKVHKPVKKAAPKAKKPAAKKPAVAKKPKAAAAKKPAAAKKSPKKVTKPAAAKKVAKSPKKVAKSPKKVAKSPKKVVKKAPAAKKAPAKKVAKPKAKKTAAKKK, encoded by the coding sequence ATGGCAGAagtcgctccagctccagctccagccgccgccgccgccaagGTTAAAGCGGTCAAGAAGAAGGTCGTGAAAGCGAAGCCCGCTGGCCCCAGCGTCAGTGAGCTCATCGTGAAAGCCGTGTCCGCGTCCAAGGAGCGCAGTGGCGCGTCAGTGTCCGCCCTCAAGAAGGCTCTGGCTGCCGGAGGTTACGATGTGGAGAAGAACAATTCCCGCGTCAACACCACCATCAAGAAGCTGGTGGTCAGCGGGACCCTGGTCCAGACCAAGGGAACCGGGGCCACAGGCTCGTTCAAGATGAGCAAGAAGGTGGAGACCAAGGTCCATAAGCCGGTGAAGAAGGCCGCTCCCAAAGCGAAGAAGCCCGCCGCCAAGAAACCTGCAGTGGCTAAAAAGCCCAAGGCAGCGGCAGCAAAGAAGCCAGCAGCCGCCAAAAAGTCCCCGAAGAAGGTGACGAAACCAGCAGCGGCCAAGAAGGTGGCCAAGAGCCCTAAGAAGGTGGCGAAGAGCCCCAAGAAAGTGGCAAAGAGCCCCAAGAAGGTGGTGAAAAAGGCGCCTGCTGCCAAGAAAGCCCCCGCGAAGAAGGTCGCCAAACCCAAAGCGAAGAAGACCGCAGCCAAGAAGAAGTGA
- the LOC132996517 gene encoding histone H2B, with protein sequence MPEPAKPAPKKGSKKAVAKAPGKGGKKRRKSRKESYAIYVYKVLKQVHPDTGISSKAMGIMNSFVSDIFERIAGEASRLAHYNKRSTITSREIQTAVRLLLPGELAKHAVSEGTKAVTKYTSSK encoded by the coding sequence ATGCCTGAACCAGCGAAGCCTGCGCCCAAGAAGGGCTCCAAGAAAGCGGTGGCGAAGGCCCCCGGTAAGGgcggaaagaagaggaggaagtccaGGAAGGAGAGCTACGCCATCTACGTGTACAAGGTGCTGAAGCAGGTCCACCCCGACACTGGGATCTCGTCCAAGGCCATGGGCATCATGAACTCCTTCGTGAGCGACATCTTCGAGCGCATCGCCGGTGAGGCCTCTCGTCTGGCTCATTACAACAAGCGCTCCACCATCACCTCCAGGGAGATTCAGACCGCCGTCCGTCTGCTGCTGCCCGGGGAGCTGGCCAAACACGCCGTGTCTGAGGGCACCAAGGCCGTGACCAAGTACACCAGCTCCAAGTAA